In Rosa chinensis cultivar Old Blush chromosome 1, RchiOBHm-V2, whole genome shotgun sequence, a genomic segment contains:
- the LOC112182755 gene encoding histone-lysine N-methyltransferase ATXR6 — MVALRKRTRALKPQMEIDNGGSESENDGGVCCEECVSGHSPAELLLCDGCDKGYHLFCLRPILVNVPKGSWFGPCCSKQKKPKSFPLIQTKIVDFFRIQRNAEVSEKMNPDNRRRRKRASGLVMSKKRRRMLPFSPSEDPAVRLKQMASLATALTATGTEFSNKLSYRPGMAPREANCPDYEHGGMQVLSKEDFETLTLCKSMMERGECPPLMVVFDPQEGFTVEADKLIKDWTIITEYTGDVDYLKNRENDDGDSIMTLLSAADPSKSLVICPDKYGNIARYINGINNHTPEGRKKQNLKCVRFDVNGESRVLLIANRDIPKGERLYYDYNAYENEYPTEHFV, encoded by the exons ATGGTGGCCCTGAGAAAGAGAACCCGAGCCCTAAAGCCCCAAATGGAAATCGACAACGGCGGATCGGAATCCGAAAACGACGGCGGCGTTTGCTGCGAGGAATGTGTGTCCGGCCACTCGCCGGCGGAGCTTCTTCTCTGCGACGGCTGCGATAAAGGGTACCACCTGTTTTGCCTCAGACCCATCTTGGTTAATGTGCCCAAAGGCTCTTGGTTCGGGCCCTGTTGCTCCAAACAGAAGAAACCCAAGT CTTTCCCTCTCATCCAGACCAAAATCGTTGACTTCTTTCGGATTCAGAGAAACGCGGAAGTATCGGAGAAGATGAACCCAG ATAATCGAAGGAGGCGAAAGAGAGCGAGTGGTTTGGTGATGTCGAAGAAGAGAAGGAGAATGTTACCTTTTAGTCCTAGTGAAGATCCTGCTGTGAGATTGAAGCAAATGGCGTCCCTCGCAACAGCTTTGACGGCCACGGGAACTGAGTTTAGTAATAAGCTTAGTTATAGGCCTGGGATGGCGCCGAGGGAGGCCAACTGTCCAGATTATGAACATGGAGGCATGCAG GTTTTGTCAAAAGAAGATTTTGAGACTTTAACTTTGTGCAAAAGCATGATGGAAAGAGGAGAATGTCCGCCCCTCATGGTTGTTTTTGATCCTCAGGAGGG GTTCACAGTTGAGGCTGATAAGCTTATAAAGGATTGGACAATAATCACAGAATACACTGGAGATGTTGATTACTTGAAGAACCGTGAAAATGATGATGGGGATAGCATTATGACATTACTTTCAGCTGCTGATCCTTCAAAAAGCCTTGTCATTTGTCCTGACAAGTATGGCAATATTGCCCGCTACATCAATGGCATCAACAATCACACACC GGAAGGGAGAAAGAAGCAGAACCTAAAATGTGTAAGATTTGATGTCAACGGCGAGTCTCGGGTATTACTGATTGCCAACAGGGACATACCAAAGGGAGAGAGATTGTATTATGATTACAATGCATATGAGAATGAATATCCTACTGAGCACTTTGTGTAG